A single Arcanobacterium canis DNA region contains:
- a CDS encoding CopG family transcriptional regulator — protein MTTYHDVHGATFTDEDIERWAQEAESSEGYTGKHLGASVAGRPISVGVAARPFTIRLDVARRAKLNEIARSKETTPSQLIRDLIDAL, from the coding sequence ATGACGACATACCATGATGTTCACGGGGCGACGTTCACAGATGAGGATATCGAGCGGTGGGCGCAAGAAGCCGAGTCCAGCGAAGGCTACACAGGAAAGCATCTAGGAGCTTCGGTAGCGGGCCGTCCTATCAGTGTGGGAGTAGCCGCCCGCCCGTTTACTATCCGTCTTGACGTGGCACGGCGCGCAAAGCTTAACGAGATCGCCCGCAGCAAAGAAACCACCCCATCGCAACTCATCCGTGACCTCATCGACGCTCTCTAA